In Chelmon rostratus isolate fCheRos1 chromosome 21, fCheRos1.pri, whole genome shotgun sequence, the genomic window AGGGTTACTTCATATTTGCAGGGTCTTGATTATAAAGGTCAAAAATCATACATTGTCAAGAGTCCTCAGCTGGCTCGGTCAGATGTGTAATTTTCTTCCAGTTtaaagtttgtttgcaaatatgTGCTGTTGATTTTATGCTATTTAGTATCATATGAAATCCAGAGAACTGAAAAATTCTACAATTCAGGCTCATCAGCAGCTAACGCTTTGATGCttcaagatgctttttttttttttttttgctacgACGTGTGTTTGATTATTTAAGAACATGTTCATCACAAATCTTTGTGAGAGAAGCTGTCACAAAATGCTGGTGTGTCATCAGAGCCTGAGCAAGGCCTGACGTGTTCCTGTTGTGTgataatattaaataatatgtATGACTTTTTGTTGATGTGTAGGGaataaaagtaagaaaagaacATGTTCATTTGCTGGAGAACGTCTTATTTTTACTGGCCTTTGCAGGTAGCCATGTAGGAAAAAAAACTTATAGttgaaatgcattcattcataaaaatgCTGGATGGGTAGCAATCATCTAATGAATACACGACTCAAAACGAATAAatacatgaacaaataaataagtaaatagaCTGCATGTGAGCAGATAAGTGAACACATTCTGAATGTGACAGACAGATCACAGAGTTTAGTTGGTGCTTCTGTTAAAGATCTCAGTTCTGCACGTGACGATCAGACTTCAGGTGTTAGTGTAGAAATCCGAACGAGGCCCCACATGTTCCTGCTCGTTATTTGACTGGAATCGTTCAAAATAAAGTCTCCATCTTTGGTGTTTatgcagcaggaataaaaacaataaacacatttctatttGCTGAAATAATTTTTATTGTCAGTaagacaaaaaatgtgaaaaaaatcgAATTTTGCTCaaagcaaatcaaaataaataggATTGATCAACATagaaaatgagataaaaacacaaacgaATCAATaattagataaataaatagataaatatgTTAATAAATAGATATGCATGTAATCAAATAATTGAACACATTCTGAATGCGACAGACAGATCACAGAGTTCTGTTGGTGCTGAGTAAAGGTGAAAACAGCAGGGCCACTCTATTCAAATGTTCTTGGATTTCCTTCCTGATCATCTCCCAGGCTGCAGCACTGTGCCCCTGCACACACAAGAATATGCCGTTTAATCGTCAGAGATACTCTACGCggatcaatacacacacagaaaaatagatTGACAAACTCACCATTTTCTTTAGGAGGTGGCGTGAGAGTCTGGTGAAATACCGGTGCAGCTTCTTGTTCTTGTGGCCGTGGCTCCCAATCTAAAGGAATTACAAGAGAAAATAGATTTTATAATATGCTTGACCTGTTTCACCTGTAATGTGTTGTGTTCAAAGAAGTGTTCATTCCAcagtcactgcagctgttgACCTTCACATTTGTCAGGACTTCAGTGGaacagaaatggaaataaaagcaacagAGGCAGAAATCACAGCTCAGCTGTGTTGCTGGGAGTTAGTTTAATACTTACACAGGAGCGAAGGCCGCCAGCCTGCTTGGCTACAACATTGACAAAGTCGTCCGCTGTTCTCTGCTCCCATGATGCCAAGCTGTGGTCCTCCTCAAACAGGGCAGCCACCTCCTCTAGAATCTGAACTGTGAAAGCAAGCTTATACTCAgtctggaggaagaagaagaagaagaagaagatcaatCACAGATTACAACAGGGTTACATTTCTGACACCTTCTGACAGCTGTttccaaactggaaaaaaataagatataACAGATATAATGATCCACACTTTCACATCAAAGGAGAACAAATGAATCTTCACTTCTTAGattttgcattttcagctgcagcagacaaaggCTGAGGATGACTTACTGCTGCTTCGGACGCCTGGCTGTACAGCTCATTAGGGAAGCCCACAGTGTCTTCCACTGCAGAAGCATCAGTGGTGTTAGTGGAGTTATTCgcctgcatcacacacacaaacacacacatcagttgttgcaggaaacacacaggaaactCATTCAGTGAAGACAATTCAGCCGCTCAAAACAGTATCCAAACTTACCATCGCGTCCAGCAAAACCAAAGAGCTGTCACTGTGCTCTTTGAATTTACCATCCAGCCATCTGCAGCTCAGCGAGCAGCCTGCACCgtacagactgagagacaggcACACGAAGAACATCCTGCTGAGCATGTTGGAGAAGGTAGAAAGTGTCTTTGTATGGAGTGGATTGCGGTGCGTCCAGGTTGTGTCATTTATACTGCAGCAGGGCGCACCTGtttcattttccacacacacGGACGCGGTTACGCGGTTCAAAATctgtgtaatgtgtaatgtcACACATTTCGGATTTGAGTAAGTGTCCGTTTGAAAAATTTCTCCCACGGTGAAAACATCAGCAAATTTCACAGCAAAGCGAAAAAATCACGTCCGCTACACATGAGCCTGAACGACaggctcctctctcctcctacCATCCAATAATGATATTATAGAATACATCGAAGACACTCATACAGTTCCCTATTCATAATACTGGAACAGTTTATGATATTGAATATGTCAAATGATGCCATTAATATATA contains:
- the ifnphi4 gene encoding interferon phi 4, translating into MLSRMFFVCLSLSLYGAGCSLSCRWLDGKFKEHSDSSLVLLDAMANNSTNTTDASAVEDTVGFPNELYSQASEAATEYKLAFTVQILEEVAALFEEDHSLASWEQRTADDFVNVVAKQAGGLRSCIGSHGHKNKKLHRYFTRLSRHLLKKMGHSAAAWEMIRKEIQEHLNRVALLFSPLLSTNRTL